Proteins from a single region of Corynebacterium pseudogenitalium:
- a CDS encoding thiamine-phosphate kinase: protein MSNVGFPTHGPTLREVGEQATIDAIVGASPSPLNGDDAAVLESHTPNSRAVVTTDMLVEGQHFRFSTTTPALLGRKAIVQNFADIEAMGARPVAALLALSAPPDTPLAVVSELARGIHLELERYSSELVGGDITSGNQLTIAITAIGSLGGSLPPLRLSQARPGQRVIAHGKIGYSAAGFALLESGREIPERLADIVHAHRCPQLTPGRGVVARAAGATAMTDNSDGLLHDLGVIARASNVGINISRAAVAPSDQLREAGEFLGVDPWDWVLNGGEDHTLLGTIDGDAPVGYRSIGTVTRKVGVEIDGVAHTARHEWEPFS, encoded by the coding sequence GTGAGTAACGTCGGCTTTCCCACGCACGGCCCGACGCTCCGGGAGGTGGGAGAACAAGCAACGATTGACGCCATCGTTGGTGCATCGCCATCGCCGCTCAATGGTGATGACGCAGCAGTGCTCGAATCGCACACGCCGAATAGCCGCGCAGTCGTAACAACGGACATGCTTGTGGAGGGACAGCACTTTCGCTTTTCGACGACCACCCCTGCTTTGTTGGGGCGCAAAGCCATCGTGCAAAACTTCGCCGACATCGAGGCGATGGGTGCTCGCCCCGTTGCCGCGCTACTCGCGCTCTCGGCGCCTCCGGACACCCCGCTCGCCGTCGTGAGTGAGCTTGCACGAGGGATCCATCTCGAATTGGAGCGATACTCGAGCGAACTCGTCGGCGGGGACATCACGAGTGGGAACCAACTGACGATCGCGATTACCGCGATTGGTTCGTTAGGAGGCAGTTTGCCGCCACTGCGCTTGAGCCAAGCGCGTCCGGGGCAGCGAGTGATAGCGCACGGGAAAATCGGCTATTCTGCTGCAGGCTTTGCACTACTGGAGTCCGGACGGGAAATCCCGGAACGGCTTGCGGATATCGTACATGCGCACCGTTGCCCGCAACTGACTCCTGGGCGCGGGGTTGTTGCACGAGCAGCAGGGGCTACAGCCATGACAGACAACTCCGACGGGCTACTGCACGATCTGGGCGTGATAGCCCGGGCCTCGAACGTGGGGATTAACATCTCGCGCGCCGCTGTAGCCCCAAGTGATCAGCTGCGAGAAGCCGGTGAGTTCCTAGGCGTCGACCCATGGGACTGGGTACTCAACGGGGGAGAAGACCACACATTGCTGGGCACGATCGATGGGGACGCACCCGTGGGGTATCGTTCGATCGGTACGGTCACACGCAAAGTCGGCGTGGAAATCGACGGCGTCGCACACACCGCGCGCCATGAATGGGAGCCTTTTTCATGA
- a CDS encoding uracil-DNA glycosylase yields the protein MNLPVHPSWQEPLAEVEPAIHAMGDFLRGEPAYLPAGKDILRAFSTPFEDVRVLILGQDPYPTPGHPMGLSFSTQPGVKPPRSLVNIYQELNDDLGIPPRADGDLTSWQRNGVMLLNRVLTVRPGAPASHRGKGWEAVTAHAIAKLAQRNTPLVAILWGRDAQTAKQFLGSTPTIESPHPSPLSARRGFFGSRPFSRANQALIAQGASPVDWAL from the coding sequence ATGAACTTACCCGTCCACCCTTCCTGGCAGGAACCGCTGGCGGAAGTAGAACCTGCCATCCACGCGATGGGAGACTTTCTCCGCGGTGAACCCGCGTACCTGCCTGCCGGAAAAGACATTCTCCGTGCGTTTTCGACCCCATTTGAAGATGTCCGTGTGCTCATCTTGGGCCAAGATCCGTACCCGACGCCCGGCCACCCCATGGGTCTCTCATTCTCGACGCAGCCAGGCGTGAAACCGCCCCGATCGTTGGTAAACATCTACCAGGAGCTCAACGATGACCTCGGTATCCCCCCACGAGCCGACGGGGACTTGACCTCCTGGCAGCGAAACGGAGTCATGCTGCTCAACAGAGTACTCACAGTCCGGCCCGGCGCGCCGGCGTCACACCGCGGGAAGGGCTGGGAAGCAGTGACCGCACACGCAATCGCAAAGCTCGCTCAGCGTAATACTCCGTTGGTTGCGATCCTGTGGGGCAGAGACGCACAAACGGCGAAACAGTTCCTCGGGAGTACGCCAACGATTGAGTCCCCACATCCGTCGCCGCTGTCGGCGCGCCGGGGATTTTTCGGGTCGCGGCCATTCAGTCGGGCAAATCAGGCGCTCATTGCACAGGGTGCCTCACCTGTCGACTGGGCACTGTAG
- a CDS encoding DAK2 domain-containing protein, with protein sequence METATALDGPRLLSWARRAAAELERRRHEINQLNVFPVPDADTGSNMAQTMAAAVEEASKRSDAQSMQEVAEALAVGAIRGARGNSGVVLSQVIRGVAQTADEDTRSGQFIANALAQAVQFVDRAIAEPVEGTVITVLRAASTAASQALQETGGEAPALSIAQAAADAAQTALARTPSQLEALREAGVVDAGGTGLVILLESLVYELDGQPYEVAQPATHGTSHVISHASGKANLEVMFFFEGDMDVLEGELSTMGDCLVIARNNEHSGKVHIHSTEAGAVIERAFARGTVTQLHLEVLPDEPVTQTPTRLVVAVTPPGSLTDLYAQAGAVTVAPGENIVADILAAVHKTEAREVILLPNGLLDQRSLAAVEKATHAFEQSITLLPTVRLVSGIAALAVHDPAQPLATAAFTMSEAAGEMRTAVLQRAPKAGLVQGGAVSKGDIIAMAHGETLLIADDAIAAVEKTCKRLLEPGGEQVTVLFDTASLRAEDLAALDDKLDVDVIVFPADGLGAVAEIGVE encoded by the coding sequence ATGGAAACAGCAACTGCACTCGATGGACCACGGCTCCTGTCCTGGGCTCGTCGGGCAGCGGCAGAACTCGAACGTCGCCGACACGAGATCAACCAGCTCAATGTGTTTCCCGTCCCGGACGCGGACACTGGTTCCAACATGGCGCAGACGATGGCGGCGGCTGTCGAAGAGGCGTCGAAAAGATCTGATGCTCAGTCGATGCAGGAAGTAGCCGAAGCGCTTGCCGTTGGCGCCATTCGCGGCGCGCGTGGCAACTCGGGTGTTGTGCTGTCCCAGGTCATCCGAGGCGTCGCGCAAACCGCCGATGAAGATACTCGAAGCGGGCAGTTCATCGCGAACGCGCTTGCCCAAGCAGTGCAGTTTGTTGACCGCGCAATTGCCGAGCCGGTAGAGGGCACCGTGATCACGGTGCTGCGGGCAGCGTCGACTGCGGCATCGCAAGCGCTGCAGGAAACAGGGGGAGAAGCACCCGCGTTGAGCATCGCACAGGCTGCCGCCGACGCTGCGCAAACTGCACTCGCACGTACCCCGTCACAGCTGGAAGCGTTACGGGAAGCGGGCGTCGTCGACGCAGGAGGCACCGGCCTCGTTATCCTCCTGGAATCACTTGTATACGAACTCGACGGCCAACCCTACGAGGTAGCGCAGCCTGCCACACACGGAACCTCTCACGTGATCTCACACGCAAGTGGCAAGGCAAACCTGGAAGTCATGTTCTTCTTCGAAGGCGACATGGATGTCCTTGAGGGCGAACTGAGCACCATGGGCGACTGTCTTGTGATCGCTCGCAATAACGAGCACAGCGGCAAAGTCCACATTCACTCCACCGAGGCCGGCGCAGTGATTGAGCGCGCGTTCGCCCGCGGTACCGTGACACAACTGCATCTCGAAGTGCTCCCGGACGAACCTGTCACGCAAACTCCCACAAGACTGGTTGTCGCAGTGACGCCTCCCGGATCACTTACTGATCTCTACGCGCAGGCAGGTGCGGTAACAGTCGCGCCGGGCGAGAATATTGTCGCGGACATCCTCGCCGCCGTCCACAAAACCGAAGCTCGCGAAGTTATTTTGCTGCCGAACGGACTGCTTGATCAGCGAAGCCTCGCCGCAGTGGAGAAAGCAACCCACGCCTTCGAACAAAGCATCACCCTGCTTCCTACCGTGCGGCTTGTTTCCGGTATCGCGGCGCTCGCCGTTCATGACCCAGCCCAACCACTCGCGACGGCAGCTTTCACCATGTCGGAGGCCGCCGGAGAAATGCGAACCGCTGTCCTCCAGCGCGCCCCTAAAGCCGGGCTCGTGCAAGGAGGGGCAGTCTCGAAGGGCGACATCATCGCCATGGCACACGGCGAAACACTCCTGATCGCTGACGACGCGATAGCCGCCGTCGAAAAGACCTGCAAGCGCCTCCTCGAGCCCGGTGGGGAACAAGTCACCGTACTCTTCGATACCGCATCACTGCGCGCCGAAGACCTCGCGGCACTCGACGACAAACTCGACGTCGACGTCATCGTTTTCCCCGCAGACGGGCTCGGTGCCGTCGCCGAGATCGGAGTCGAATAG
- a CDS encoding ATP-dependent DNA helicase RecG, with product MLGNIDPRPLNLVIPLKQAKAITKHLGYSTCGELLEHYPRRYLHYGTATDLATINEGDTLSIVGEITATQRIPNRKHPNRPIYRTHVYDGTNTFTATFFGSNYAMRVLKEHTRVMMTGKISTYRNEIQFQHPDFVLLDGPTQATGALRQLQHFGDLEAILSGREWLPIYPATKQVSTWTIMGAVHTILQSLPTVPEPLGASPDGYIARDSAIRTIHQPDTEGPEPARRRLKYDEAMTVALAMSVRRTDANNHNAPALPKQPNGEQSRLITQLPFPLTGGQQRVIQEISTDLTHAHPMSRLLQGEVGSGKTIVALISMLQAVDNGAQAALLAPTEVLAQQHARSLTETLMRAGLHTTVVPLTGSMPTALKQDALLKIVSGEADIVVGTHALIQDSVEFFNLGFVIVDEQHRFGVEQRDRLRAKSGAQTPHLLVMTATPIPRTIAMTVFGDLEVSVLNELPGGRKPIQSSVVPEFKPTWIARAWEKMREDVAAGHQVYIVCPRIDGEGGVLETAEWLRATEFPSLQVAVLHGKMRAEEKDAVMSDFAAGGIDILVATTVIEVGVDVPNATVMMVRESESFGVSQLHQLRGRVGRGGNQSLCLFHTQAEEGSDAFQRVWEVAQTSDGFALADLDLRHRREGDVLGTEQSGIRRTFKLIDLIEDYEIVTSAYRDAARFVEEDLEKARALSAHLQDEDFVYLEKS from the coding sequence GTGCTAGGAAACATCGACCCCAGGCCGCTCAACCTCGTCATCCCCTTGAAACAAGCCAAGGCAATCACCAAACACCTTGGATACAGCACCTGCGGCGAGCTCCTCGAGCACTACCCACGCCGATACCTCCACTACGGCACCGCGACCGACCTTGCCACCATCAATGAAGGCGATACACTCAGCATCGTCGGCGAAATCACCGCTACCCAACGCATCCCCAACAGAAAACACCCCAACCGACCCATCTACCGAACCCACGTCTACGACGGCACCAACACCTTCACCGCAACATTCTTCGGCTCCAACTACGCCATGCGAGTGCTCAAAGAACACACCCGCGTCATGATGACCGGCAAAATCAGCACGTACCGCAACGAAATCCAGTTCCAACACCCAGACTTCGTACTACTCGACGGCCCCACCCAAGCCACCGGAGCACTACGACAACTCCAACACTTCGGCGACCTCGAAGCAATCCTCTCCGGACGCGAATGGCTCCCAATCTACCCGGCAACAAAACAGGTCAGCACCTGGACCATCATGGGAGCCGTCCACACCATCCTGCAAAGCCTCCCCACAGTCCCCGAACCACTCGGCGCAAGCCCTGACGGATACATCGCCCGCGACAGCGCCATCCGCACCATTCACCAACCTGACACCGAAGGACCCGAACCCGCCCGCCGACGCCTCAAATACGACGAAGCCATGACCGTCGCACTCGCCATGAGCGTGCGACGCACCGACGCAAACAACCACAACGCTCCAGCCCTTCCCAAACAACCAAACGGCGAACAATCCCGACTCATTACACAACTCCCATTCCCACTCACTGGCGGGCAACAACGCGTCATCCAGGAAATCTCCACCGACCTGACTCACGCCCACCCAATGAGCCGCCTCCTCCAAGGAGAGGTCGGCTCCGGCAAAACTATCGTCGCACTGATCAGCATGCTCCAAGCGGTTGATAACGGTGCTCAAGCAGCCCTGCTCGCACCTACCGAGGTGCTCGCGCAGCAACACGCACGATCGCTTACAGAGACACTCATGCGCGCCGGGCTGCACACGACTGTGGTGCCACTCACAGGCTCCATGCCGACGGCACTGAAGCAAGATGCCCTCCTCAAGATTGTCTCGGGTGAGGCGGACATAGTCGTGGGCACCCACGCGCTGATTCAAGACAGCGTGGAGTTCTTTAACCTTGGCTTCGTCATTGTCGACGAGCAGCATCGTTTTGGCGTGGAGCAGCGCGACCGACTTCGCGCTAAGTCGGGGGCGCAGACTCCGCACTTACTTGTCATGACAGCGACGCCGATCCCGCGCACAATCGCAATGACCGTCTTTGGTGATCTCGAGGTCTCGGTGCTCAACGAGCTGCCAGGCGGAAGGAAGCCTATTCAGTCCTCAGTTGTTCCGGAGTTCAAGCCGACGTGGATTGCACGTGCGTGGGAGAAGATGCGAGAAGATGTCGCGGCTGGCCACCAGGTCTACATTGTGTGCCCGCGTATTGACGGCGAGGGTGGTGTCCTTGAGACTGCCGAGTGGTTGCGCGCTACCGAGTTCCCAAGCCTGCAAGTAGCCGTACTGCACGGCAAGATGCGTGCTGAGGAAAAAGACGCTGTGATGTCCGATTTTGCAGCGGGTGGCATTGACATCTTGGTAGCTACGACCGTCATCGAAGTTGGCGTAGACGTGCCGAACGCGACTGTCATGATGGTACGGGAATCAGAAAGCTTTGGCGTTTCACAGCTGCACCAGCTGCGAGGCCGAGTCGGGCGAGGCGGCAATCAATCTCTGTGTCTTTTCCATACACAGGCAGAAGAAGGCAGTGATGCCTTTCAGCGGGTCTGGGAGGTTGCTCAGACGAGCGATGGCTTTGCTCTTGCCGATCTAGACTTGCGCCACCGCCGTGAGGGTGACGTGCTCGGAACAGAGCAGTCAGGTATCCGTCGCACGTTTAAATTGATCGACTTGATTGAGGACTACGAGATCGTTACCAGTGCGTACCGCGATGCGGCCCGCTTTGTCGAAGAAGACCTTGAGAAGGCACGGGCGCTCAGTGCACACCTCCAAGATGAGGACTTTGTGTACCTAGAAAAGAGCTAA
- a CDS encoding RsmD family RNA methyltransferase: protein MNRIISGEARGRKIKVPPEGTRPTSDRAREGLFSSLQVRFGFPGQHVLDLFAGSGALGLEAASRGAEEVVLVEDDPKAVAVIEHNAGVVGHPNTCVEPVKVSTYVARAPKQHFSMVLADPPYDLADEAVAEMVTALQELLVDGAVVVIERHRESPETAWPPAFTPTGQKLKKRLYGIARFDMAVYTAPSDAQEE from the coding sequence ATGAATCGCATCATTTCTGGTGAAGCCCGTGGGCGCAAGATTAAAGTTCCACCGGAGGGGACACGGCCAACGTCGGACCGCGCGCGAGAGGGCCTCTTTTCCTCTCTGCAGGTCCGCTTTGGGTTCCCTGGGCAGCACGTCCTTGACCTCTTTGCGGGATCCGGCGCACTAGGGCTGGAGGCAGCCTCGCGTGGCGCTGAGGAAGTGGTGCTTGTGGAAGACGACCCGAAAGCGGTCGCGGTGATTGAGCACAATGCGGGCGTTGTCGGGCACCCGAACACCTGTGTCGAGCCCGTGAAAGTCTCCACGTATGTGGCGCGTGCTCCCAAGCAGCACTTTTCAATGGTGCTCGCCGATCCACCCTATGACCTTGCCGATGAAGCCGTGGCCGAAATGGTCACTGCGTTGCAGGAGCTACTCGTCGACGGCGCCGTGGTCGTCATCGAACGTCACCGCGAAAGCCCCGAGACCGCATGGCCGCCCGCGTTTACCCCTACGGGACAGAAACTCAAGAAGCGCTTGTACGGGATCGCACGGTTCGATATGGCAGTGTATACAGCCCCCTCAGACGCTCAGGAGGAGTGA